A genomic segment from Tistrella mobilis encodes:
- a CDS encoding DUF2793 domain-containing protein: MADATPRLGLPLLAAAQAQKHVTHNEALTVLDVLAQIAVKSRSQTLPPANPAEGDAYLIPFGASGAWAWRDGQLALWTAGGWRFITARDGWVVLVEAEQAFVVRRAGAWTATTMLAHSHATTEVTGLDAALATRVSKAGDVITGRLDVGQKLVVGDSSAVDAEGLVVRHPTAATVSAHVNAGGEAALALREAGSRKGGLAWQGGNMRLRTDIAAPLVLATQGVDRLTVPADRAALGIGTAAPAQGLHLAGSAVGLRLQATGGAARSWDLIQTADGHLEVMDAGVGTAMIRLRSVTAAEGAEAVMIGGHAGVSARFYNVAGSGGGPACALALGVNGTTGRSLNAAGTINAAGADFAEYVPLAPDCRAVTPGAVVGIDQDGRVTDRFEAAIAFAVVSTAPALVGGDTGGDEPAARIAFAGRVPLRLAGPVVPGRVAVAAAAMTGGILARCLGPDERLSDACDPHILGRIWRRLGADTVEIAVRAGA; encoded by the coding sequence ATGGCCGATGCCACGCCGCGCCTGGGGCTGCCGCTGCTTGCGGCCGCCCAGGCGCAGAAACACGTCACCCATAACGAAGCCCTGACCGTGCTGGATGTTCTGGCGCAGATCGCGGTCAAGAGCCGCAGCCAGACCCTGCCGCCCGCCAACCCGGCCGAGGGCGATGCCTATCTGATACCGTTCGGGGCCTCGGGCGCCTGGGCCTGGCGCGACGGGCAGCTTGCGCTCTGGACCGCGGGCGGCTGGCGCTTCATCACCGCCCGCGACGGCTGGGTGGTGCTGGTCGAAGCCGAACAGGCCTTCGTGGTCCGCCGGGCCGGTGCCTGGACGGCGACCACCATGCTGGCCCACAGCCATGCCACCACCGAAGTCACCGGGCTGGATGCAGCACTTGCGACCCGGGTTTCGAAAGCCGGCGACGTCATCACCGGCCGGCTGGATGTCGGCCAGAAGCTGGTGGTGGGCGACAGCAGCGCGGTCGATGCCGAAGGGCTGGTGGTGCGCCATCCGACCGCGGCCACGGTTTCGGCCCATGTGAATGCCGGCGGCGAAGCGGCGCTGGCGCTGCGCGAGGCCGGCAGCCGCAAGGGGGGCCTGGCCTGGCAGGGGGGCAATATGCGGTTGCGGACCGACATTGCCGCACCGCTGGTGCTGGCGACCCAGGGGGTGGACCGGCTGACCGTGCCGGCCGATCGGGCGGCACTCGGCATCGGCACCGCGGCGCCGGCACAGGGGCTGCATCTGGCCGGTTCGGCCGTGGGGTTGCGCCTGCAGGCGACGGGCGGGGCCGCGCGCAGCTGGGATCTGATCCAGACCGCCGACGGGCATCTGGAGGTGATGGATGCAGGCGTCGGCACCGCCATGATCAGGCTGCGCAGCGTGACCGCGGCCGAAGGGGCGGAGGCCGTGATGATCGGCGGCCATGCCGGGGTCAGCGCCCGGTTCTACAATGTCGCCGGATCGGGCGGTGGCCCCGCCTGTGCGCTGGCGCTGGGTGTCAACGGCACGACCGGGCGCTCGCTGAACGCCGCCGGCACGATCAACGCGGCCGGGGCGGATTTCGCCGAATATGTTCCCCTGGCGCCGGACTGCCGGGCGGTGACGCCCGGCGCGGTGGTCGGCATCGATCAGGACGGGCGGGTCACCGACCGATTCGAGGCCGCTATCGCCTTTGCCGTGGTCTCCACCGCACCGGCGCTGGTCGGCGGCGATACGGGGGGCGACGAACCGGCGGCCCGGATCGCCTTTGCCGGCCGGGTGCCGCTGCGGCTGGCCGGACCGGTGGTGCCCGGGCGGGTGGCGGTTGCGGCGGCCGCCATGACCGGGGGCATTCTGGCCCGCTGCCTGGGCCCTGACGAGCGGCTGAGCGATGCCTGCGACCCGCATATCCTGGGCCGTATCTGGCGCAGGCTGGGGGCCGATACGGTCGAGATCGCGGTGCGGGCGGGGGCCTGA
- the glmS gene encoding glutamine--fructose-6-phosphate transaminase (isomerizing) has protein sequence MCGIVGVVGVADAAAVLIEGLRRLEYRGYDSAGIAVLDAEGRIERRRAEGRIARLEALLAERPVPGMTGIGHTRWATHGAPTEANAHPHATGRVAAVHNGIIENYRDLRAELQAAGRVFASQTDTEVIPQLITALIEQGLAPVEACKAALKRFEGAFALGLVFAGEQELLIGARRGSPLAVGHGEGCMYLGSDAMALVPFTREITYLDEGDMVVLTRAGMTIYDAGGAEVVRPRRRTELSSGAVGKGGHRHYMLKEIYEQPAVIGDSLRTYLDPGRGTIEMKEMPFDPKALTRMMIVACGTSAYAGMVAKYWVEQLARLPVDVDIASEFRYRDTPLIPGEVAVFISQSGETADTLAAMRHAKAAGLITIAVVNVPESSMAREADLVLRTKAGPEIGVASTKAFTCQLVTLACLAIGLGRARGTIDAARDQKLTQAIAEVPSRVADVLNNDDRMRSIAESLVHVTGVLYVGRGTAFPIALEGALKFKEISYIHAEAYAAGELKHGPIALIDDGLPVVALAPSGPLFEKTASNVEEIVARRGRVILITDEAGAGRLADLVAEVVVLPTVDPVVAPLLYAVPVQLLAYHTAVLKGTDVDQPRNLAKSVTVE, from the coding sequence ATGTGTGGCATCGTTGGTGTCGTTGGTGTTGCGGATGCGGCGGCGGTGTTGATCGAAGGGCTGCGCCGGCTGGAATATCGCGGCTATGACAGCGCCGGCATCGCCGTGCTGGATGCCGAAGGCCGGATCGAGCGGCGCCGGGCGGAAGGGCGCATCGCCCGGCTGGAGGCGCTGCTTGCCGAGCGGCCGGTTCCGGGCATGACCGGCATCGGCCATACCCGCTGGGCCACCCATGGCGCACCGACCGAGGCCAATGCCCATCCCCATGCCACCGGCCGGGTGGCGGCGGTGCATAACGGCATCATCGAGAATTACCGCGATCTGCGTGCCGAGCTGCAGGCCGCCGGCCGGGTCTTCGCCAGCCAGACCGATACCGAGGTCATTCCCCAGCTGATCACCGCGCTGATCGAACAGGGGCTGGCACCGGTGGAGGCCTGCAAGGCGGCGCTGAAGCGTTTCGAAGGCGCCTTCGCCCTGGGGCTGGTCTTCGCCGGCGAACAGGAACTGCTGATCGGCGCCCGCCGCGGCAGCCCGCTGGCGGTCGGCCATGGCGAGGGCTGCATGTATCTGGGCTCCGACGCCATGGCGCTGGTGCCCTTCACCCGCGAGATCACCTATCTGGACGAAGGCGACATGGTGGTTCTGACCCGCGCGGGCATGACCATCTACGATGCCGGCGGCGCCGAGGTCGTGCGGCCGCGGCGGCGGACGGAGCTTTCCAGCGGCGCGGTCGGCAAGGGCGGCCACCGGCACTACATGCTGAAAGAGATCTACGAGCAGCCGGCCGTCATCGGCGACAGCCTCAGGACCTATCTCGACCCCGGCCGCGGTACGATCGAGATGAAGGAGATGCCCTTCGACCCCAAGGCGCTGACCCGCATGATGATCGTCGCCTGCGGCACCTCGGCCTATGCCGGCATGGTGGCCAAATACTGGGTGGAGCAGCTGGCGCGGCTGCCGGTCGATGTCGACATCGCCTCGGAATTCCGCTACCGCGACACGCCGCTGATCCCGGGCGAGGTGGCGGTGTTCATCTCGCAGTCGGGCGAGACGGCGGACACGCTCGCCGCCATGCGCCACGCGAAGGCCGCCGGGTTGATCACCATCGCGGTGGTCAACGTGCCGGAAAGCAGCATGGCGCGCGAGGCGGATCTGGTGCTGCGCACCAAGGCCGGCCCCGAGATCGGCGTGGCCTCGACCAAGGCGTTCACCTGCCAGCTGGTCACGCTCGCCTGCCTCGCCATCGGCCTGGGGCGCGCCCGCGGCACCATCGATGCCGCCCGCGACCAGAAGCTGACCCAGGCGATCGCCGAGGTGCCGTCACGCGTGGCCGACGTGCTGAACAATGACGACCGGATGCGCAGCATCGCCGAAAGCCTGGTCCATGTGACGGGCGTGCTCTATGTCGGCCGCGGCACCGCCTTTCCGATCGCGCTGGAAGGGGCGCTCAAGTTCAAGGAGATCAGCTATATCCACGCCGAAGCCTATGCGGCGGGAGAGCTGAAGCACGGCCCGATCGCGCTGATCGACGACGGCCTGCCGGTGGTGGCGCTGGCGCCCTCGGGCCCGCTGTTCGAGAAGACGGCATCGAATGTGGAAGAGATCGTGGCCCGCCGCGGCCGGGTGATCCTGATCACCGACGAGGCAGGGGCCGGGCGCCTGGCCGATCTGGTGGCGGAGGTGGTGGTGCTGCCGACCGTCGACCCGGTGGTGGCACCGTTGCTCTATGCCGTGCCGGTCCAGCTGCTCGCCTATCACACCGCCGTGCTGAAGGGCACGGATGTCGATCAGCCGCGCAATCTGGCGAAATCGGTGACGGTGGAGTGA
- a CDS encoding ATP-binding protein has translation MTGNGGLSRRIIRSMVSLSLIISALALLGTYVFYILWFALFPTSIPGPDDSGLVPTTAEWGWMVLTALTALGLGILWALRLARRILMPINAVAGGLHRLAEGDLSARATADDPLPDEATQLVHDFNAMADRLERVEHERRFWNAAIAHELRTPVTVLRGRLQGLTEGIFEPTPELHRSLLTQVEGLGRLIDDLRLVGLAENDRLDLQLRAADLSAEIAAVVQVVEPRLAEAGFDLSCAPGVTAPVDCDPVRIRQALLALLENARHHATPGPLRITTVCTDGVCHLMVEDSGPGVPEGMAGEIFKAFRRGDPQGRSSGLGLAVVQAIARAHGGEVTCRPSAMGGTVFDLGWPVMSGAARHHSTVTDFARLRG, from the coding sequence ATGACCGGCAATGGTGGTCTCAGCCGCCGCATCATCCGGTCGATGGTCTCTCTCTCCCTGATCATCAGCGCGCTGGCGCTGCTCGGCACCTACGTCTTCTACATACTCTGGTTCGCCCTCTTCCCCACAAGCATCCCCGGCCCCGACGACAGCGGCCTGGTCCCGACGACGGCGGAATGGGGGTGGATGGTGCTGACGGCGTTGACGGCCCTCGGCCTCGGTATCCTCTGGGCGCTCAGGCTGGCGCGGCGCATCCTGATGCCGATCAACGCCGTGGCCGGTGGTCTGCATCGGCTGGCCGAGGGGGATCTGTCGGCGCGGGCCACGGCCGATGATCCGCTGCCCGACGAGGCCACGCAGCTGGTCCATGATTTCAATGCCATGGCCGACCGGCTGGAGCGGGTGGAACACGAGCGCCGGTTCTGGAACGCGGCCATTGCCCACGAATTGCGGACACCGGTGACGGTGCTGCGTGGCCGCCTTCAGGGCCTGACCGAGGGGATTTTCGAGCCCACGCCCGAGCTGCACCGGTCTTTGCTGACCCAGGTCGAGGGGCTTGGACGTCTGATCGACGATCTGCGGCTGGTCGGCCTTGCCGAAAACGACCGGCTGGACCTGCAGCTCAGGGCGGCGGATCTGTCAGCTGAAATCGCCGCGGTGGTGCAGGTGGTGGAACCCCGGCTGGCGGAGGCCGGCTTCGACCTCTCCTGTGCGCCGGGGGTGACGGCGCCGGTCGACTGCGACCCCGTCCGCATCCGGCAGGCGCTGCTGGCCTTGCTGGAAAATGCGCGACACCACGCGACGCCGGGGCCGCTGCGCATCACGACCGTCTGCACGGACGGGGTCTGTCACCTGATGGTGGAGGATAGCGGCCCCGGCGTGCCCGAGGGGATGGCGGGCGAGATCTTCAAGGCGTTCCGCCGCGGCGATCCCCAGGGCCGCAGCAGCGGCCTGGGGCTGGCCGTGGTTCAGGCGATCGCCCGTGCCCATGGCGGCGAGGTGACCTGCCGTCCGTCAGCCATGGGCGGGACCGTCTTCGATCTCGGCTGGCCGGTGATGTCGGGTGCTGCCCGCCATCACTCCACCGTCACCGATTTCGCCAGATTGCGCGGCTGA
- a CDS encoding response regulator yields MPHPPIPASRVATSQPSAPRALVLVAEDEPEIAEILSAYLDRNGLRSIRAADGRQALDLHLSLKPDLVLLDVGMPRLDGWQVLSEIRHRGETPVIMLTAMDQDMDKLTGLRIGADDYIVKPFNPAEVVARVNAVLRRSRPAGRDHGREVIRVGRLHADMESHEIRLCSPDGDQPLTLTLTEFRLLTHLMYAPRRVFSRGELLVACLPEGETLERTVDSHVSKLRKKLEAAGLEAVPASVRGVGYRLGDPS; encoded by the coding sequence ATGCCCCACCCGCCGATCCCCGCCTCGCGGGTTGCCACGTCCCAGCCTTCCGCCCCCCGGGCGCTTGTCCTCGTTGCCGAGGACGAACCCGAGATCGCCGAGATCCTGTCCGCCTATCTCGACCGCAACGGCCTGCGCAGCATCCGTGCCGCGGACGGGCGCCAGGCGCTCGACCTGCATCTGTCGCTCAAGCCCGATCTGGTTCTGCTGGATGTGGGGATGCCGCGCCTGGACGGCTGGCAGGTGCTGTCCGAAATCCGCCATCGCGGCGAGACACCGGTCATCATGCTGACCGCCATGGATCAGGACATGGACAAGTTGACCGGCCTGCGGATCGGTGCCGACGACTACATCGTGAAGCCGTTCAATCCGGCGGAAGTGGTGGCGCGGGTGAATGCGGTGCTTCGCCGCTCCCGACCGGCCGGCCGCGACCATGGACGGGAGGTCATCCGCGTCGGCCGGCTGCATGCGGATATGGAAAGCCACGAAATCCGGCTGTGCAGCCCGGATGGCGACCAGCCCCTGACGCTGACCCTGACCGAATTCAGGCTGCTGACCCATCTGATGTATGCGCCACGGCGGGTCTTCAGTCGCGGGGAATTGCTGGTCGCCTGCCTGCCCGAGGGAGAGACCCTGGAACGCACGGTGGACAGCCATGTCAGCAAGCTTCGCAAGAAGCTGGAAGCAGCCGGTCTGGAGGCCGTGCCGGCCAGCGTGCGCGGGGTCGGCTATCGGCTGGGAGATCCGTCATGA
- a CDS encoding efflux RND transporter periplasmic adaptor subunit — translation MRMERLLRSSAGLTLAMIVLAGCNETTPRAPTPLPRVAVVEVAPERLEVVEDLPGRVVAVRVAEIRPQVGGIVQRRLFEQGADIRAGDPLFQINPAPFEADVGMAAAALRRAEVVAARAGQQVRRLGPLHRADAISDQALDDAVAQRDQAVAEVAQARATLDRRRLDLAFTTVEAPIAGRIDQALVSEGALVSPTDATPMARIQQVDQVYVDLRQPARSLEALREALRRRTGPDGQSVEGQSVDGQSTDGPSTDGEGRGLPVRILRSDGTPYGSIGHILFSGITVDAGTGDMLLRVLVDNPSRELLPGMFVRARVPRAGYDDALMIPQQAVTRAGGAPQVWTVAADATVRPVPVTLGELVDHRYRVATGLEAGQRVVVEGVDRLAEGIGVEPQMWRPGADAG, via the coding sequence ATGAGGATGGAACGCCTGCTTCGCAGCAGTGCCGGGCTCACCCTGGCGATGATTGTCCTGGCCGGGTGCAACGAGACGACGCCCAGGGCACCCACGCCGCTGCCCCGGGTGGCGGTGGTCGAGGTTGCCCCCGAGCGGCTGGAGGTCGTCGAGGATCTTCCCGGGCGTGTCGTTGCAGTGCGCGTGGCCGAGATCCGCCCGCAGGTCGGCGGCATCGTCCAGCGCCGGCTCTTCGAACAGGGCGCCGATATCCGCGCCGGCGACCCGCTGTTTCAGATCAATCCCGCCCCGTTCGAGGCCGATGTCGGGATGGCAGCGGCCGCCTTGCGGCGGGCCGAGGTTGTCGCGGCGCGCGCCGGCCAGCAGGTCCGGCGGCTGGGGCCCCTGCACCGGGCCGATGCGATCAGCGATCAGGCCCTGGACGATGCGGTGGCGCAGCGTGACCAGGCCGTCGCCGAGGTCGCACAGGCCCGCGCCACCCTGGACCGCCGCCGGCTGGATCTGGCCTTCACCACCGTGGAGGCGCCCATCGCAGGCCGTATCGATCAGGCCCTGGTGAGCGAGGGTGCCCTGGTCTCGCCGACCGATGCCACGCCTATGGCCCGCATCCAGCAGGTGGATCAGGTCTATGTCGATCTGCGTCAGCCGGCGCGCTCGCTGGAGGCACTGCGTGAGGCCCTGCGGCGTCGCACAGGGCCGGACGGCCAGTCGGTGGAGGGCCAGTCGGTGGATGGCCAGTCGACGGATGGGCCGTCCACGGACGGGGAGGGGCGTGGCCTGCCGGTGAGGATCCTGCGCAGCGACGGCACGCCATACGGCTCGATCGGGCACATCCTCTTCTCGGGCATCACGGTCGATGCCGGCACCGGCGATATGCTGCTGCGCGTTCTGGTCGACAATCCGTCGCGCGAGCTGCTGCCGGGCATGTTCGTGCGCGCCCGTGTGCCGCGGGCCGGATACGACGACGCCCTGATGATCCCCCAGCAGGCCGTGACGCGGGCGGGCGGCGCGCCGCAGGTCTGGACCGTTGCCGCCGATGCCACCGTCCGGCCGGTGCCCGTGACGTTGGGAGAACTGGTCGATCACCGCTATCGCGTCGCCACCGGCCTTGAAGCCGGTCAACGGGTGGTGGTCGAGGGCGTGGACAGGCTGGCCGAGGGGATCGGCGTCGAGCCGCAGATGTGGCGCCCGGGCGCCGATGCCGGCTGA
- a CDS encoding multidrug efflux RND transporter permease subunit: MPQFFIDRPVFAWVVALFIILAGVLALPRLPIARYPSVAPPTVSIYATYTGASPQTMNDSVLVPIERELSGVRNLLYFESSADSSGTAQVTVTFKPGTDLELAQVDVQNRLKAVEPRLPQAVRQNGLTVESATSGFLMLISLKSEDGRFDETELSDYLARNVIEELRRIDGVGRVQLFGAEQALRIWVDPSRLIAFGLSMTDLSAAILQQNARIAPGRLGDAPAVPGQRVSVPLTVDGQLQTPDAFARIVLRAAADGSRVVLGDVARIETGAQTYSFANRENGKPATLAAVQLSPGANAVRTAAAVKARLDTLSQSMPAGMSVATPFNTAPFVKISIEKVIYTLIEAMVLVFLVMLLFLQNLRYTLIPAIVAPIALLGTFTVMLVAGFSINVLTMFGMVLAIGIIVDDTIVVVENVERLMATEGRSPRDATRKAMKEITGAVIGITLVLTAVFIPIALAGGSVGVIYRQFALSMVVSILFSALLALSLTPALCATLLKPVGPGAHDRRGFFGWFNRRFNHMTRSYETRLVAVVRRSGRVMLAFVAITVLLVLTLRTLPSAFLPEEDQGYFMTSVQLPADATRERTLDVVRRLETHLAGRPAITSNMVILGFGFSGSGANTAQAFAMLSDWDRRNGATAADEARRVDEAMADITDGTVTSLLPPAIDEMGTSSGFSLRLLDRSGRGHDALEAATARLLELAGQSDRLANVYADGLPAGAGVRLDIDRQKAEALGVSFAAIGDTLSAAMGSLYVDDFPHEGRLRQVIIQADAAARMQVDDVLKLTVRNADGGMVPLSAVVTPVWQDLPLQVQRYQGSLSSSISGSPAPGVSSGDAMAEMERLAAQLPPGFLVEWSGQSLQERMSAAQAPLLMALSMLVVFLVLAALYESWSIPLPVMLVVPLGLIGAVAAVMLRGMPDDVFFKVGLITVIGLSAKNAILIVEFARQLHERGMGVIEAAVTAARLRLRPVLMTSLAFGLGVVPLMLASGASAETQRAIGTGVFGGMVTATLLAIFFVPGFFVFVIGGRERLAGWWRARRGTPSQPPASRP; the protein is encoded by the coding sequence ATGCCGCAGTTCTTCATCGATCGCCCGGTATTTGCCTGGGTGGTCGCACTGTTCATCATTCTGGCGGGCGTGCTTGCGCTGCCCCGGCTGCCCATCGCCCGCTATCCCTCGGTGGCCCCGCCCACGGTCAGCATCTATGCCACCTATACCGGCGCCAGCCCGCAGACGATGAACGACTCCGTTCTGGTTCCGATCGAGCGCGAGCTGTCGGGCGTGAGGAACCTGCTCTATTTCGAATCATCCGCCGATAGTTCGGGCACGGCGCAGGTCACCGTCACCTTCAAGCCCGGCACCGATCTGGAACTGGCGCAGGTGGATGTGCAGAACCGGCTGAAGGCCGTCGAACCCCGCCTGCCGCAGGCCGTTCGCCAGAACGGTCTGACGGTCGAGTCCGCGACCTCCGGCTTTCTGATGCTGATCAGCCTGAAATCCGAGGATGGCCGGTTCGACGAGACGGAATTGAGCGATTATCTGGCCCGCAATGTGATTGAGGAGCTGCGCCGCATCGACGGTGTCGGCCGGGTGCAGCTGTTCGGCGCCGAACAGGCGCTGCGCATCTGGGTCGATCCGTCGCGGCTGATCGCATTCGGCCTGTCGATGACCGATCTGTCGGCGGCGATCCTGCAGCAGAATGCCCGCATCGCCCCCGGGCGGCTGGGCGATGCGCCGGCCGTGCCGGGGCAGCGGGTGAGCGTGCCCCTGACGGTGGACGGGCAGCTGCAGACGCCGGACGCCTTTGCCCGCATCGTGTTGCGTGCCGCGGCCGACGGCTCGCGGGTGGTGCTGGGCGATGTCGCACGGATCGAGACCGGCGCGCAGACCTACAGCTTCGCGAACCGCGAGAACGGCAAACCCGCGACGCTTGCCGCCGTCCAGCTCTCCCCGGGGGCGAATGCGGTGCGGACCGCCGCCGCCGTCAAGGCGCGGCTCGACACGTTGAGCCAGAGCATGCCGGCGGGGATGAGCGTCGCCACCCCGTTCAACACGGCCCCTTTCGTCAAGATCTCGATCGAGAAGGTCATCTACACCCTGATCGAGGCGATGGTGCTGGTGTTCCTGGTGATGCTGCTGTTTCTCCAGAATCTCCGCTACACGCTGATCCCGGCCATCGTGGCGCCGATCGCGCTGCTCGGCACTTTCACGGTCATGCTGGTGGCGGGGTTCTCGATCAACGTGCTCACCATGTTCGGCATGGTGCTGGCCATCGGCATCATCGTCGACGATACGATCGTGGTGGTCGAGAATGTCGAACGGCTGATGGCTACCGAAGGGCGGTCGCCCCGCGACGCCACCCGCAAGGCCATGAAAGAGATCACCGGTGCGGTGATCGGCATCACCCTGGTGCTGACGGCGGTGTTCATTCCCATTGCCCTGGCCGGGGGTTCGGTCGGGGTGATCTATCGCCAGTTCGCCCTGTCGATGGTGGTGTCGATCCTGTTTTCGGCCCTCCTGGCCCTCAGTCTGACGCCGGCCCTTTGCGCCACGCTTCTGAAACCGGTCGGCCCCGGTGCGCATGACCGACGGGGTTTCTTCGGCTGGTTCAACCGGCGCTTCAATCACATGACCCGGTCCTATGAAACCCGTCTCGTCGCGGTCGTGCGGCGCAGCGGACGGGTGATGCTGGCCTTCGTGGCGATCACCGTGCTGCTGGTTCTGACCCTGCGCACCCTGCCATCCGCATTTCTGCCTGAAGAGGATCAGGGCTATTTCATGACCTCGGTTCAGCTGCCTGCGGATGCCACGCGCGAGCGCACCCTCGACGTCGTCCGGCGCCTGGAAACCCATCTTGCCGGTCGGCCGGCGATTACCTCGAACATGGTCATCCTGGGCTTCGGCTTCTCGGGGTCGGGGGCGAACACAGCCCAGGCCTTCGCGATGCTGAGCGACTGGGACCGGCGCAACGGCGCCACGGCGGCCGACGAGGCACGGCGCGTCGACGAGGCGATGGCGGACATCACCGACGGCACGGTGACGAGCCTTCTGCCGCCTGCGATCGACGAGATGGGCACGTCTTCGGGCTTCAGCCTGCGTCTCCTCGACCGCTCCGGTCGGGGGCATGACGCCCTGGAGGCGGCGACGGCCAGGCTGCTGGAGCTGGCGGGACAGAGCGACCGGCTTGCCAATGTCTATGCCGACGGCCTGCCGGCCGGGGCCGGTGTCCGCCTGGACATCGACCGCCAGAAGGCCGAGGCGTTGGGGGTGTCGTTCGCCGCGATCGGCGACACCCTGTCGGCCGCCATGGGCTCGCTCTATGTCGACGACTTCCCCCATGAAGGCCGTCTGCGGCAGGTGATCATCCAGGCAGACGCTGCCGCCCGCATGCAGGTGGATGATGTGCTGAAGCTGACCGTGCGCAATGCCGATGGCGGCATGGTACCGCTGTCCGCGGTCGTCACGCCCGTCTGGCAGGATCTGCCCCTGCAGGTGCAGCGCTATCAGGGGAGCCTGTCCTCCAGCATTTCCGGCAGCCCTGCACCCGGTGTCTCCAGCGGCGACGCCATGGCCGAAATGGAGCGGCTGGCGGCGCAGCTGCCCCCCGGTTTCCTGGTCGAGTGGAGCGGTCAATCCCTGCAGGAACGCATGTCGGCTGCCCAGGCGCCGCTGTTGATGGCCCTGTCGATGCTGGTGGTGTTCCTGGTTCTGGCCGCCCTCTACGAGAGCTGGTCGATTCCGCTCCCGGTCATGCTGGTGGTGCCGCTGGGTCTGATCGGCGCGGTGGCGGCGGTGATGCTGCGGGGCATGCCCGACGATGTGTTCTTCAAGGTCGGCCTGATCACCGTGATCGGCCTGTCGGCGAAGAACGCCATTCTGATCGTGGAATTCGCCCGCCAGCTGCACGAGCGCGGCATGGGTGTGATAGAGGCGGCAGTGACCGCGGCCCGGCTGCGCCTGCGCCCCGTTCTGATGACGTCGCTCGCCTTCGGCCTGGGCGTCGTGCCGCTGATGCTTGCCAGCGGCGCCAGTGCCGAAACCCAGCGGGCCATCGGCACCGGCGTCTTCGGGGGCATGGTCACGGCCACGCTTCTGGCGATCTTCTTCGTGCCCGGCTTCTTCGTGTTCGTGATCGGCGGCCGGGAGCGGCTGGCGGGCTGGTGGCGTGCCCGTCGGGGCACGCCGTCACAGCCACCGGCATCACGTCCCTGA
- a CDS encoding cupin domain-containing protein has product MLKPIRRIVTTNTAEGRSRILSDGPSPHVLETATHRGLIDLWAMAEDGPDTATPDGADRPVVLAPARGGNTFRIFQLPPAGVGENDRVLSADVFARMGASDAHDADAKHPNMHCTRSIDYIVLLSGRVKLILDEEETILEPFDVVIQRETNHAWQNLSDQPAQLIAVLIDTSSGT; this is encoded by the coding sequence ATGCTCAAACCCATTCGCCGCATCGTCACCACCAACACGGCCGAAGGCCGCTCGCGGATCCTCTCCGACGGTCCCTCGCCGCATGTGCTGGAAACGGCAACCCATCGCGGTCTGATCGATCTCTGGGCCATGGCCGAGGATGGCCCGGACACCGCCACCCCGGACGGCGCCGACCGGCCGGTGGTGCTGGCCCCCGCCCGGGGCGGCAACACCTTCCGGATCTTTCAGCTGCCGCCGGCCGGGGTGGGAGAGAACGACCGGGTGCTGTCGGCCGATGTCTTCGCCCGCATGGGGGCGAGCGACGCCCATGATGCGGATGCGAAACATCCCAACATGCACTGCACCCGATCGATCGACTACATCGTCCTGCTCTCGGGCCGGGTGAAGCTGATCCTCGACGAGGAGGAAACCATCCTGGAGCCCTTCGACGTGGTCATCCAGCGCGAGACCAACCACGCCTGGCAGAACCTGTCCGACCAGCCGGCGCAGCTGATCGCGGTGCTGATCGACACCTCCTCTGGAACGTGA